GGAGGGTAGAAGAAGGAGGGTAGAAGAAGGAGGGTAGAAGAAGGAGGGTAGAAGAAGGAGGTAGAAAATGGGGAGTAGAAAAATGGGGAGTAGAAAAATGGGGCAAAATGGATAATACTGAATCAATAGAGAGAAGTCAGCGTCCCAGTTGGCTTAAGGTGAAGTTACCCATAGGCAAGCGTTATGCGGCGGTACGTTCGCTGGTAGATAAGTATCGGTTGCATACGATTTGTACAAGCGGAAATTGTCCCAATATGGGGGAATGTTGGGGGGCGGGGACTGCTACTTTTATGATTTTGGGGAATGTTTGTACGAGGAGCTGTTCTTTTTGTGCGGTAGCTACCGGAAGGCCTATGGTTTATGATAAAGAGGAACCCAAAAGAGTAGCCAAAGCAATTCAGTTGATGGGCGTTAAGCATGCGGTTATTACCTCTGTAAACAGGGATGAATTAAAGGATCGTGGGGCAGAAATATGGTATCAAACGGTTGTAGAAACCAAAGCTTTGACCCCAACCACAACGATTGAAACGTTAATTCCAGACGTTAAGGGTAGTTGGTGGGCATTGGAGCGGATGATTAGCGCAGGGCAAGAGGTGGTTTCACACAATATGGAAACAGTAGAGCGGTTGTATAGGCCAGTTCGGCCACAGGGTAACTATACACGAAGCTTGGAACAGCTTAAACGTATTAAAGCCTATGGAAAACGATCCAAGTCAGGAATTATGCTGGGACTAGGAGAAACAGATGCAGAAGTATACCAAATTATGGATGATCTTCGAGCAGTTGACGTAGATGTGTTAACATTAGGTCAGTATTTACAACCCACCAAAAAACACCTTGCCGTGGTTTCTTTTGTGCATCCAGATAAATTCTCTCATTTTAAAGAGGAAGGAATGAAACGTGGTTTCTCTTATGTAGAATCTGGTCCACTGGTCCGCTCTTCTTACCGTGCAGAACGGCATATTTAATATTCCCTCAGCTGCTTTATCTGTTTTTTTTTGCCTTTAATCTATTTAAACGTTCCTAATAATCTATTTAGACGTTCCTATAGTAGCATGTACAAATTACCGATTGGCGTTGACAACTTTCAGGAGTTAATAAAAGGGGATTATCTTTTTTGTGATAAGACGGCTATGCTTGCTGAATTATTAGGCAAAGGAGATAAAGTTACTTTAATTACACGTCCGCGTCGTTGGGGGAAGACACTGAATATGTCTATGCTGCAGCATTTTTTTGCTTCAGAAGTGAATGGAGTAAGTACAGCAGGTTTATTTGATGATTTGGCAATCGGTAAGCTAGATGGCGGTAAATACCTTGGACAATATCAAGGTAAACATCCGGTCATTATGCTAAGCTTTAAGGATATCAATGCAGATAGCTTTCAAGGGGCTTACAATGCGGTGTATGAGTTGATCTTAAAAGTGTATAGTTCCTATACTTATGTGTTGCATAGTGATAAGATTAATGAAATACAGCTGAAGAAGCTACATACTCTTCTCAACAATCAGGCCAATCAACAACAATTAGAATCTGCCCTAGAACTGCTTAGCCAATGCCTTTACCAATACCATGGTCAAAAAGTCTATATGCTTATAGATGAATACGATACGCCTCTTAATAAAGCTTATGGAAATGAGGCATACGTAAAAGCTATGGTTGCATTTATGCGTAACCTATTTAGTGCTGCTTTAAAAGGAAATGCTACGCTAGAAAAAGGGGTATTAACGGGTATATTACGTATTTCTAAAGATAGTATGCTTTCTGGGTTAAATAACCTGAAGACTTATACTCTTTTAGATCAAGGTTATAGTAGCCATTTTGGTTTGAGTGAAGCAGAAGTTCAAGATTTATTTACCAGAAAAAATCTTTCTACT
Above is a window of Candidatus Cardinium hertigii DNA encoding:
- the lipA gene encoding lipoyl synthase, which codes for MDNTESIERSQRPSWLKVKLPIGKRYAAVRSLVDKYRLHTICTSGNCPNMGECWGAGTATFMILGNVCTRSCSFCAVATGRPMVYDKEEPKRVAKAIQLMGVKHAVITSVNRDELKDRGAEIWYQTVVETKALTPTTTIETLIPDVKGSWWALERMISAGQEVVSHNMETVERLYRPVRPQGNYTRSLEQLKRIKAYGKRSKSGIMLGLGETDAEVYQIMDDLRAVDVDVLTLGQYLQPTKKHLAVVSFVHPDKFSHFKEEGMKRGFSYVESGPLVRSSYRAERHI